Part of the Chloroflexota bacterium genome, CGATAGTTTGCAACACGCCAAACTCGCGCGTGCGTTCGACGACGTTCGTGCTCATTGTCGCGGTCAGACCCAGCACGCCGACCACCGCCATGACCACCGCCATCACGATCAAGAGAAGAATCAGGATGACGATGTGTTCTCCAACCGCGGTTCGCAATTCTGTGTCGCTGATGATGAGCGACACGCTCACTCCCCCCTCTGTCAGCGCGCGCTCGACCGCGCGGATGACCTCGCCGCGCGCGGCGGCATCGCGCCCCGCGACGACCACGCGCGCCGAACGCGCCAACCCAGGTTGTCCGACCGCACGCGCGAATGATTCGTCGGGCACATACGCCGCCGCGGGCGAACCAATTTCGCGGACGATGCCGACGACGCGCCAGGTCGTCCGCTTGCTCTCAACTGACACCTCGATTCGGTCGCCGACTGCGACGCGCGGGAAAAACGGCAATGCCATGTGATTGAGCACGACCGCGTCCGAGTCGCCCGGTTCCAACCACCGCCCCGACAGGACCGGAAATTCGACGAGCTGAGTCTGCGGCGGCGCGGCGCGCATCACGAAACTACCGTGACCGCCGTCGGGATAGGTGTTCACCACGGCAATCTCGCCGAGCTTGGTAACGCTCGCCGGTGCGTAACCCCACGCTTCGACCGTTTGGACGCCTGGGACATTGCCAATCCGTTCAACCAGTTTGGATGCTGGCTCTGGACGCCCCAAGCGAATTTCGAGGTCATAATGCCGCGCGCCCATCCCGTCCGAGAGATTGCGTTCCCACGCGGCGGCGACATTCAGTGCGGTCATGAACATCGCGCCGCCCATCGCGAGCAAACCCAGCATCAACACCAGACGCGCGCGTCGTCGAAATGTATTCCGCAGAGCCAGCAACAGCGTGCGATCCAGCCCGCGCAACGCGCCGAGGAAACCATCCATGCCGCGACCGAACGATTCCTGCCGCACGCCATAATCGTTGATGGCTTCGTAAACCGTGATGCGACTTCCACGTAAGATCGGTCCCAGCGCGATGAGGAATGGGATGAGCAAGCCGGCTGCCGCTTGCGTCGCAAAGACCCACCAGGGAATATCCAAACTGCCGAAATTGAAATTCAGCAAGTCGCCGACGACTGTTGCAAACGCGCGTCCCACGACGATGCTCGGCACAAATGCCACCGCGTATGCGACAACACTAATCGCGAGAATGAGCGCGATGTACAACATAGACACTTGATTGGTGCGCGCGCCGATTGTCTTCATCACGCCAATCTGGCGAATCTGTTGCGCCAGCAAACCGCCGATCATCGTCGCGACGAGAATCGCACTCAGTCCGAGCGACATCAAACTAAAAATCAACAGCAAGGTCACAATCGCCATCGTCATGTTTTGATGGGGATGTCTACCCGGCGGCGGGATTTGGATTTCCTTCACGGTGTAACCCTGGGTCTGTAGCCAGGTCGCTAGCTCGCGCGCGGTTCGTTCAATCGCCATCGCGTTCAAGGGCTGTTCGCTCACGACGATTTTCAGTTCGTCGAGTTGCCCGCTCTCGCCCAACCAGGCGAGCGTTTCCGGCGTGATATAGCCATAGCCCGAACGCTCCTGCCACGCGGGCGCGAGACCTGGGTCGTGCGTCAGCCCGACGACCGGCACTGCGCGGCGTTCGCCATTCGGCGTCTTGACGACCACCTCACCGCCGAGACGCGTATTGAGCATCGTCAAGGCGGACCGCTCGATCAGCATCGCGCCGGTCGGCGGCGGGAATGCGCCGGCTTCGGAGCGAAAGGTGCTGATCCGCATCGCGTTAAAATCGGGAACGACAAACAGCAACAAAGGTCGCCACTCGTCGGGTCCGACCTGGGCGCGCGCGAGAAGTGTGACCCGCGCCTCGGCGTCCGCGATCCCAGGACGTTGTCGCACCGCTCGTACCAAATCCGCATCCACGCGGTCGAGTTCCAAGGTCGCGGAAGCCGGATTGGTGCCCATGTAATTGCGCGTGGTTTCGCGATCCAGAATCGCGTATGCGCTCAACACCATGCCGACGCCAAAGAGACTGACCGCGATAGCAAGCGCCATCATCGTGGTGCGCCCGCGTGCGAGCCAAAGATCGCGCAACAATTTCGTCCAACGCGGGTTAGCCATGAGACACCTCCGGCGATTTCGCAAGCGCGCCGTTGACGATTGCGCCGTCGGCGAGCGCGACAGTACGCGTGACCCAGCGCGCGATATCGCGTTCGTGTGTCACCATCACCACCGTTTTGCCCGCCGCGACGAAATCTTTGAATAGTTGAAACACCGCGTCCGCGGTGCGTGAATCGAGATTGCCGGTCGGTTCATCGGCGAGGATGATCGCCGGGTCGTTTGCCAACGCGCGCGCAATCGCGGCGCGTTGTTGCTCGCCGCCCGAAAGCGTCGCCGGCAATTTGTTCGCCTGCTCCGCGACGCCGACCTGTTCGAGCAGTTGCCGCGCGCGCGCGTAGCGTTCGCGCGCCGGAAACGTGTTGCAGAAATCCATCGGCAGTATGACGTTTTCGATCACCGTCAGCGTGGGCAAGAGTTGAAAGAACTGAAAGACGACACCGACGTTGCGCCCACGCCACAGCGCGATTTGATCCTGGTTCAACGCGTGCACCGCGGTGCTGCCAACCATGATCTCACCCGCCGTCGGGCGATCAATCCCCGCGAGCAGATTGAGCAACGTGGACTTGCCGCTGCCGGATTTGCCGACAACGGCGACGAATTCGCCCTGGTTCACCCGCAGGTCAATTTGCTTGAGCGCGGTGAACGCGTTCGCCGCGCCCTGGAATGTTTTGGTCACGCCGCGCAACTCAACGAGCGTACCGTTGCGCGTGTCCGACCCTCGGCTAGACATTTCGTCCTCCCCTTGACTTTTCTTTTTTCTGTCGTATAATGTGTTCGATAATGAACACATTGTTCGATTTCAGTATACGGACTAGGTGCGGCTTGTCAACAACCAATTTGTCGAAAATGTCCGGTACAGAACAACGCGCGGCAAATTGTTCGAAAACGGGAGGCGAGGCAAATGAAAAAGGCAAAAGTGGATCGGCGGGTTCAGCGGACGCGCCATCTATTGGACGACGCGCTGATGGAATTGATTTTGGAAAAGGGGTACGAAGCGGTCACGGTGCAGGATATTCTCGACCGCGCGAACCTGGGACGCTCGACGTTTTACGCGCACTATCGCGACAAGGATGAGTTGTTGTTCAGTGGATTCGAGCGATTGCGCGAATCCTTGGAAGCGCGCCGAACACTGACCGCGCCGAAAAAGGGCGTCGCGTCCGCCGAGGTGTTCGATCCGAGTCTGGCATTTTTCCGGCACGCGGGCGAACAGCATCGTCTTTACAAAGCGATGGTGGGGAAGAAGAGTGGGGAGATGGTTCTCCAGCATCTGCACAAGTATCTGCGCGGCGTGATTCGCGAGCATTTGTTGGCAAACGTGGTGGACGAAAAACGCCTCGCCGTGCCGCTGGACATCCTGGTCGAGTTTGGCGTCAGTTCGTTCCTCGCGCTGTTGGTGTGGTGGTTGGAACACAAGATGCCGTATTCGCCAGATGAAATGGATGCGATGTTCAAACGCTTGACGATGCCTGGCTTTGAAGCCGCGATGAGCGAGGCAACCTCGGCACGCCGTTGAGTATTGTGTTCAGCCGCAAATAAAACTACAAAGGCAATTCTCGATTGTCGAGAATCGCCTTTGCAGTTGAGCGCGTCAAGAATTGCAATGGTCGTCAGATTGAATTCTGTTCCAACGCAAGCCGCGCGGATTGTCGCCGGATCAGTGTCCCAGGTATCAGGTGTTGCGCCGGCGCGATGTCTGCGCCGCCAATGCGCGCGTCGAGCAATTCAAGCGTGCGGTCAACCATTTGATCAATCGGTTGTTGGATCGTCGTAAGCGAGTAGGGTTGCCAGCTTGCCGCCGGGATATTATCGAAACCGATGATCGAAAGTTGTTCGGGGACCCTTATCCTCAGTTCACGCGCGGCATCGAGCGCACCCATCGCCATGCTATCGTTCGCGCAAAAGATCGCGTCAGGAGGATCATCGCGTTGCAACAATCGCCGCGCGGCGGCATAGCCCGAATCGTACGTGTACTCGCCCAGCTCGCGCAACCATGCGATTTGATTGCGCTCGCGCAGTCGGTCGCCAAAACCTTTTTCGCGATCCAGGTTGGTCGAAGTGTTTTGCCAGCCGGCGACGTAGGCAAGCCGCGTATGCCGGGCATCCAAGAAAAGATCGGCGACCAGGCGTCCGCCCGCGACATTATCACAACTCACTGCGCTCGCGTTCGCTCCTGGCACGTACCGATTGACCAAGATCACCGGCGTGCCGCGTCGCGCGCACTCGTTTGCCATTTCCGACGAGATCGTCGCCGACGTGATGATGATCGCGTCCACCTGATACTGGAGTAGAAACGGCAGCGCATCGTCCACCTCGCGATCCGCCGTCACGTTGAACAAGAGCACGTGTCTGCCGGTGGACTGCAAGCGTTGCGTCAGTTGCTCCAACAGGATGGGTATGAATGGATTGGTCATATCCGCCATCACAATCCCCACGATGTCGGTGCGTTGCCGACTCAAACTGCGCGCGATGGCGTTCGGTTTGTAGCCCAACTTGCGCGCGACCTGCAAAACCTTGTCTCTGGTTTTCAGAGTGACGGCATTGCTATCGCTGAACACGCGCGAGACCGTAGATTGAGAAACCCCCGCCACGCGTGCGACATCAATGGACGAGACTTGCCGGAGAGACATGCCGACCTCCGCTCAATGATCGAACCGAATCTCTAGCCGGTCCGTCGCGGGCGGCGGCTCAATGGACAACGCCGAAATTTCGGCGCGCCATTCGGGCGTCATCTTGACCTCGCGCGCGGCAAGCGAAGCTTCTAATTGCGCCACGTTTCGCGCGCCGATGATCGGCGCAGTGACAGCAGGATGCGCCATGACCCAGGCGACCGCGAGCGTCGCCGGCGCGATACCGTGTTCTTGCGCGTGAGCAGTCACGCGCTCGGCAATCGCATAGTACTCCGGCGGACTGTAGCGTTGGGCATATTTACGATTGTTGACCACGCGCCCCTGTTCCGGTTTGTGCATTGTGTCGTATTTCCCAGTGAGCAAGCCAGCCCCGAGTGGGCTGTACGCGATGACGCCCATTTGCTCCGACTCGGCGAGCGGCAGGATCTCGACTTCGGCTTGGCGCTTGACCAGGTTGTACATGGGCTGGATGCATTCAAAGCGCGCGAGCATTTCTTTCGCGGAGATGCCCAGCGCCTTGGCGATCTGCCATGCCGACCAGTTGCTCACTGCGGGATAGAGAATTTTTCCTTGATGCACCAGGTCGTCCATCGCGCGCAAGGATTCTTCGATGGGTGTTAGTGAATCAAAGCTATGGGCAAAGTACAAATCCAAGCGATCCGTCTTGAGACGACGCAGACTCGCTTCGACCGCTTGCGTGATGTGGCGACGCGACAAGCCCTGCGCGTTCACATCGTCGCCGACCGCACTGCGAACTTTGGACGAGAGCACGATTTCATCGCGACAACCGGCGAGCAACCTGCCGAGAATGTCTTCCGAGCGTCCTTGGTTGTAGACATTCGCCGTGTCGAAAAAGTTGATACCCGCCTCGCGGCAACGTTTGAACATCGCCGCCGAGGTTTGCTCGTCCGCGTCGCCGCCAAACGACATCGTGCCCATGCACAAGCAAGACACGCGTACGCCGGTTTGTCCTAGTATGCGATACTCCATTTTTCCTTTCCTCATTGGATAGAGTCCAGGTTTCTCAAAGAAACCTGGACGCTTACTCAAAATTGAAAACGAATGCCGGCTTTCACGATAATGACGCGCGTCGCCAACCGTAACTCGCGACACGCATCTACAAAATCCTGGGGATGGGCATTGTTGTTGCGAAACATGCCATAGTGCATTGGGATCACGGCGCGGGGTTGCACTGCCTGGGTGAACAACGCTGCCTCGCGCGCATTCATGTTACCGAAACGACCATTGAACGGAACCACCAACAGATCGGGACGCAAATCGCGCGCGGCTTGCAGCAACGGCTCGGCGTACTCCGAGTCGCCGACCTGGTAGATTCTCAAGCCATCGGCTTCCAATAGAACGCCAATCGCATCGCGTTTGTCGCGCGAATCATGCTCCGCGTACAACGCGGTCAGCTTGATACCGGCAATGTCCAACGACTCGCCGCGATCCAAACGCACAAAGCGCCACGCCGGCATTTCCATCGCGCGCCAATGCTCGCGGCACGACGACGGTCCGACGAATATCGTTTCGGATTGCTCTGCCATTGGACGCAACGTGTGTTCGTCAAAGTGATCGGTGTGATCGTGCGTGGTGACGACGATGTCGGCGCACACCTGGGACGGCGGTACGACGACAGGCATCAATCGTTCCCGCGTCTTGCCGCTCGACGTGGCATACGAAAGATAGGGATCAATGCAAACGACGATACCTTGGGGAAAGCGATAGATAAAGCCGGCTTGACCCAGCCATTGGATTTCGAGATTTGACATTATGACTTGACTCGCGATGCGGTCGAACGTTTGAGTAGCAGAGAATCAATCGGCTCGCATGGATCCGGCATCGGCGTATAGTCCGGCTCGTCCAGACTCCGCACGAGATCATCAACCTGGATACGCGCGCCGCGCGCAATCGAATGGTTGGCGGCGATGCCGGTCAGGATTGACCACGCGCCGGCGCGTTGATCCGCCGCGCGCTTGAACGCGTCCTGGGATGAATCCGGATCGAAGAGGTCTTTCAAGAGGAGCGGATCGGCTCCGCCATGCCCGCCACTAGTCTGGCGAATTTCGACTTCGTAGCCGGATTGAAAATGCGGGAACACCTTGATCTTGGTTCCTTCAGAAATCAATTCGCCGGGCATCGAGCCGTCGCCGCTGATGTAGACACTTTCTTGGCAGGAATGTTCGAGGCGTCCCTGGGTGCCGTTGAACGCGACGACGTATCCTTCCCAGGGCATAAACGAGTGGAGCGAATAACTCATCAGCGCGCCATTGCGATAGCCCACGTTGACGTGGATCGTATCTTCGATGTCAATCTGGTCGCTGAACACACAGCGGTCGCGATAGTACTCATCGAACTTTTCATTATCGAGGTATATGCTCTTGAGATCAGGATACTCTTCCAAATCTAAATAGAACGGACACCTGGATGCTTCAAGACAGCCGTGACAACGTTCGCCGCGGTAGGTCAAACCATATCGCTCGGCGGTTGCGGGGCGATAGAAATTGCGCGCGCCGGTCGCATAGACCGTCTGCGGCACCGTAGATAACCACCAGTTCACCAGGTCGAAATGATGCGTCGCCTTGTGCACGAGCAAGCCGCCCGAGTTGCGCTTGTTGCGATGCCAGCGCCGGAAATAGTCTGCGCCGTGACGCGTGTCAAGCAACCAATGAAAATCAACCGCGACCACGTTGCCGATCACTCCCGACATCAACAGTTCCTTGACCTGGGTGCGCGGCATGGCATAGCGATAGTTGAAAGCGACCGTGCACTTGCGCCCGGTCTTTTTCTGCGTATCCAGGATGCGTTGGCATTTCACTTCGTCCGTCGTCATCGGCTTTTCGGTGATGACATCGCAACCCAGTTCCATCGCGCGGCAAATGTACGCGTCGTGCGTCGAGTCCATCGTCGTCACGATCACCACGTCCGGCTTGGTCTCTGCAATCATCCGCTCGAACTGGTCCGCCGGATAGGTCTTGACCGCAACGCCGCGCTCGCGCACCCAATCAGCGCGCAAGCGCAAACGTCCCTCGTTCGTATCGCCCAGTGCAACCAAATCGCTGGTATCGCGAAAGCGTTCGACGGCGGCTTCGGAGTACATCAATGAACGATGTCCGACACCTACCTGCGCGTACCGTTTCTTTGTTGTCATATTTTCCTCGCAATGTTTGATTTCACGTGAAAGGTTGCGTGTACCAGAATCCAGGTTTCTTCAAGAAACCTGGATTCTGGCTTACTTGCCCGGCGTGACGCCGATTGCATCAAGCCGTCGCTTCGCTTCCGTGTAGGTCGCGTCGGGTAGTTTGCCTTTAGAAGCGGCAGCAATGTTTGCGTTCAGATGATCCGGATTTTTGGTTCCAATAATCATCGTGCTCATGCCGGGATGATTCAACGCAAACTGAATGAGAAAACCGTCCATGCTTTCATTGTCCGTGCACAATTCGTTCAGTTTCGCCTGAGCGAACAACGCGGCATAATTATCGTGGTACTTTTTCACGACGCCGCGCACAACCATACCGATGCCTTGTTCGGCGGCTTGCGCGATGAGCGTTTCGCTTTTCCGCGCAAGCCCGCCATAGACGATCTGCATGATGTCGAAAACGCCCCACGCTGCGAATTCACGCAGGTACTTGAAGCCATAGCCGTCTGGGTACAACTCGTCGCCCTGCCGGCCGTTCATAAAACTGATGCCGACGGCGCGAACCTTGCCTTGCTGTTTCAACTCGATCATCGTCTCGATGATCTCGCCGCCCTTGCCGCCGATCAACTCTTCGGGTTTGGGTCCGTGAAGTTGCCACACATCCAAGTGATCGGTCTTGAGTCGTCTCAAACTGTTTTCGATATTCTTTAGTATTTGTGGACGATTCCAGATATGCCGTGGCTCTTGCGTCTGTCCCGCCGAATCAATATTACAGCCGCACTTGCTCGCCAGATAGAACTCATGACGGCGATGCGCGATGACGTTGCCGATGTAATCTTCGCTGACGCCATAATCCGGCGACGTGTCAATGTAATTGACTCCGCCGTCAAGCAACGCATTGAGCACACGCGCCGCGTCTGGTTCATTCAAGTGTCGCAATTCCATCGCGCCGTACCCCAGCGTCGTCACTGCGAAACCGGTCCGACCCAGGTTCCTTTTCTC contains:
- a CDS encoding ABC transporter ATP-binding protein: MSSRGSDTRNGTLVELRGVTKTFQGAANAFTALKQIDLRVNQGEFVAVVGKSGSGKSTLLNLLAGIDRPTAGEIMVGSTAVHALNQDQIALWRGRNVGVVFQFFQLLPTLTVIENVILPMDFCNTFPARERYARARQLLEQVGVAEQANKLPATLSGGEQQRAAIARALANDPAIILADEPTGNLDSRTADAVFQLFKDFVAAGKTVVMVTHERDIARWVTRTVALADGAIVNGALAKSPEVSHG
- a CDS encoding TetR/AcrR family transcriptional regulator — its product is MKKAKVDRRVQRTRHLLDDALMELILEKGYEAVTVQDILDRANLGRSTFYAHYRDKDELLFSGFERLRESLEARRTLTAPKKGVASAEVFDPSLAFFRHAGEQHRLYKAMVGKKSGEMVLQHLHKYLRGVIREHLLANVVDEKRLAVPLDILVEFGVSSFLALLVWWLEHKMPYSPDEMDAMFKRLTMPGFEAAMSEATSARR
- a CDS encoding aldo/keto reductase, whose product is MEYRILGQTGVRVSCLCMGTMSFGGDADEQTSAAMFKRCREAGINFFDTANVYNQGRSEDILGRLLAGCRDEIVLSSKVRSAVGDDVNAQGLSRRHITQAVEASLRRLKTDRLDLYFAHSFDSLTPIEESLRAMDDLVHQGKILYPAVSNWSAWQIAKALGISAKEMLARFECIQPMYNLVKRQAEVEILPLAESEQMGVIAYSPLGAGLLTGKYDTMHKPEQGRVVNNRKYAQRYSPPEYYAIAERVTAHAQEHGIAPATLAVAWVMAHPAVTAPIIGARNVAQLEASLAAREVKMTPEWRAEISALSIEPPPATDRLEIRFDH
- a CDS encoding MBL fold metallo-hydrolase, with protein sequence MSNLEIQWLGQAGFIYRFPQGIVVCIDPYLSYATSSGKTRERLMPVVVPPSQVCADIVVTTHDHTDHFDEHTLRPMAEQSETIFVGPSSCREHWRAMEMPAWRFVRLDRGESLDIAGIKLTALYAEHDSRDKRDAIGVLLEADGLRIYQVGDSEYAEPLLQAARDLRPDLLVVPFNGRFGNMNAREAALFTQAVQPRAVIPMHYGMFRNNNAHPQDFVDACRELRLATRVIIVKAGIRFQF
- a CDS encoding LacI family DNA-binding transcriptional regulator; amino-acid sequence: MSLRQVSSIDVARVAGVSQSTVSRVFSDSNAVTLKTRDKVLQVARKLGYKPNAIARSLSRQRTDIVGIVMADMTNPFIPILLEQLTQRLQSTGRHVLLFNVTADREVDDALPFLLQYQVDAIIITSATISSEMANECARRGTPVILVNRYVPGANASAVSCDNVAGGRLVADLFLDARHTRLAYVAGWQNTSTNLDREKGFGDRLRERNQIAWLRELGEYTYDSGYAAARRLLQRDDPPDAIFCANDSMAMGALDAARELRIRVPEQLSIIGFDNIPAASWQPYSLTTIQQPIDQMVDRTLELLDARIGGADIAPAQHLIPGTLIRRQSARLALEQNSI
- a CDS encoding Gfo/Idh/MocA family oxidoreductase; translation: MTTKKRYAQVGVGHRSLMYSEAAVERFRDTSDLVALGDTNEGRLRLRADWVRERGVAVKTYPADQFERMIAETKPDVVIVTTMDSTHDAYICRAMELGCDVITEKPMTTDEVKCQRILDTQKKTGRKCTVAFNYRYAMPRTQVKELLMSGVIGNVVAVDFHWLLDTRHGADYFRRWHRNKRNSGGLLVHKATHHFDLVNWWLSTVPQTVYATGARNFYRPATAERYGLTYRGERCHGCLEASRCPFYLDLEEYPDLKSIYLDNEKFDEYYRDRCVFSDQIDIEDTIHVNVGYRNGALMSYSLHSFMPWEGYVVAFNGTQGRLEHSCQESVYISGDGSMPGELISEGTKIKVFPHFQSGYEVEIRQTSGGHGGADPLLLKDLFDPDSSQDAFKRAADQRAGAWSILTGIAANHSIARGARIQVDDLVRSLDEPDYTPMPDPCEPIDSLLLKRSTASRVKS
- a CDS encoding aldo/keto reductase yields the protein MEKRNLGRTGFAVTTLGYGAMELRHLNEPDAARVLNALLDGGVNYIDTSPDYGVSEDYIGNVIAHRRHEFYLASKCGCNIDSAGQTQEPRHIWNRPQILKNIENSLRRLKTDHLDVWQLHGPKPEELIGGKGGEIIETMIELKQQGKVRAVGISFMNGRQGDELYPDGYGFKYLREFAAWGVFDIMQIVYGGLARKSETLIAQAAEQGIGMVVRGVVKKYHDNYAALFAQAKLNELCTDNESMDGFLIQFALNHPGMSTMIIGTKNPDHLNANIAAASKGKLPDATYTEAKRRLDAIGVTPGK
- a CDS encoding ABC transporter permease, which encodes MANPRWTKLLRDLWLARGRTTMMALAIAVSLFGVGMVLSAYAILDRETTRNYMGTNPASATLELDRVDADLVRAVRQRPGIADAEARVTLLARAQVGPDEWRPLLLFVVPDFNAMRISTFRSEAGAFPPPTGAMLIERSALTMLNTRLGGEVVVKTPNGERRAVPVVGLTHDPGLAPAWQERSGYGYITPETLAWLGESGQLDELKIVVSEQPLNAMAIERTARELATWLQTQGYTVKEIQIPPPGRHPHQNMTMAIVTLLLIFSLMSLGLSAILVATMIGGLLAQQIRQIGVMKTIGARTNQVSMLYIALILAISVVAYAVAFVPSIVVGRAFATVVGDLLNFNFGSLDIPWWVFATQAAAGLLIPFLIALGPILRGSRITVYEAINDYGVRQESFGRGMDGFLGALRGLDRTLLLALRNTFRRRARLVLMLGLLAMGGAMFMTALNVAAAWERNLSDGMGARHYDLEIRLGRPEPASKLVERIGNVPGVQTVEAWGYAPASVTKLGEIAVVNTYPDGGHGSFVMRAAPPQTQLVEFPVLSGRWLEPGDSDAVVLNHMALPFFPRVAVGDRIEVSVESKRTTWRVVGIVREIGSPAAAYVPDESFARAVGQPGLARSARVVVAGRDAAARGEVIRAVERALTEGGVSVSLIISDTELRTAVGEHIVILILLLIVMAVVMAVVGVLGLTATMSTNVVERTREFGVLQTIGARPNTVLRIVASEGIFVGMLSWVLAVGLSLPFSMLVGTVIGEMSFRTPLPLVVSPLAVFLWLGIVLGGSALASALPAWSASRLTIRETLAYV